TATATATTTTGTTATACTCCATGTATTGACAtacatcatattaatatatttactATTAAAAAAGATATTTAAATTTTCATATTACACACAACATACATTTAGAAGTAtttttaatattgttattattttttagtcactaaactttttttaatTATCTATATTgtcactgaactattgaaactgttcacattttacccttaccgatcataagggtaaaatgtgaacggtttcaatagttcagtggcaaaTAAATTATGAAAAAATGTTTAGTAACTAAATATAAAGAAAGCCAAAAATgcattaccctttcaagtcattatccctaaaaaAAAGAAAGCACTCACATACACATAGACATAGTCTCAAGATTCCTAATTATTCAAAATCAACCCCTGAGGTTTCCCATCATTCAAATTCAACCCCATAGTTTGACCACAAACAACATTATGTTTTTACAATGTCCATGAAAACAAAAGTAAAGAAGTGTAGGAATTTCATGCAGCCATGGCAGGAGGTTGTTCTTGGTGATTTCTAGGGTTACCTTTGCGATTCCAGATGGGGGTTGTCTCAATAAGCTTATGTGGCACGAGGCGCCTCTCTCGCTTGGTGAGTTTTGTGAAATTGTGGACTTTTAGCCTGGCAATTTCGGCTTCTTCTTCAGGGGTTATTTCCCTTAGAACAACTGTTAGTCTACACTCGGGTCTCACTCTTACTCCACTTCTACCTTTCGCATGATATGACACCCTTTTCTTGAAAAATCCCTTCCCAACAAATGCTTCCGCTGTTTATACAACATTTATAAAATTATCATTGAATTGAATAAACTATTATAttgttatcattattattattattaccaaCGATAAGGCGATCTGCATCGAATGCATGATTGTGTGTGGCATTAGCTCTGGCTGAGTGGATCACCTGCACAAATCAATcatcaaaatatatatattaagtggttgtgtttctttctattacaatttttacaaaattaacattttttttatttgaatgtATTAGAGAGTGTTGTGACCTGGTAGACAGTTTTTGAAGCACGTTTTACTGTCAACTGTAACTGTAATAGAGCATCCTCAACACGCATCCCACGAACCAATGCAGCAACCAAGTTCACCTTCTTTGGGCTCTGAAACCATTaacaaatattaaaattaaataatacgaAACTAGCATCTTTATGTTTTAGAGTAAGATTGTGATTAATAATGAATGAAAAAGATGCACCTGTTTTATGTCTTTGAGAACTGCTTGGACTTTTGAAGGTTTGGAAACAGCTTTCTCAGGTTCAGCTTTCCCACTGCCTATAGCCAATGTTGGTGTTAGAGGAGAAGGACCCGGGGTTGCTTCAGATGAAAGTAATCTTCTTGTACTAGTAAATCCCTACAATACATGGAAAAAAGAAAACTCAAAAACAAAACCTATAAATCATAGCTTCCAATTTAAACAAAGATGAGAAATAAACTGATTCAAATGAACTCCAAAGCATTACCAACTGGTGGAAATAGTGATATAAAGGTCTTGACACGTTTATTGAAGGTGGAACTCGAAGGAGCTGCATATGAGGTGGCAcacctgaaaaaaaaaacaataatgttAAGATAAGGAAATCATGTTTTTCTTCACAAGTTCATATTACCAAGCTTCAAATCTAAAAGATATTGTATAATGTTTTAACCTTGAATTTGAGATAACTTCAATGGAGAAATGGAAAAGTTTGCATAGGTGTGATAGCTGCTTTCCACTCTTTTCCCAACCTTTTGGAACAAAGAATGCACATGTCGATGCCAGCCCACCATGACTTATTCTTAAAGGCAGTCTTCACTGAAAGTTCCCagaaaaatatgattttatatgagCTATTTGTAAACGAAACAAAAAGAACATATGATGATGTGGAATAGGGACAACATCTTAGATACATGATAAACAGCACAAATATTTAATATCCAGAAATATGAAACCTTGTCATAGTATCACAGTACAACGTATAAAAAAGTTGGAATGTGAAAAGAAGCTTTGGAGGGAGATAGCTTAAAAAACATATGCATGATAATTGACAAGTTGATATCCATCCAATGCTCTACTAACAAGAACTCTTATTGACAGatttaaaatcaaaatcagaCAGTCTCCATCTGTTTTTATCTTAAAAGAACAAACTGTGTATCCTACTTTTATAATCTTCTTTCCATAGCAAAGATAGCTTCTTGATACATAAGCATAGCAAAACTCCACCTCCTCACCTTGTATGGAACTCATACACAAGTAGGTTAGAAGATTGCAACTACTAATCTACTACACCCTATGCCAAAAACAAGTCATCCGTTCATGTAGACACTTATACTTGATTGGTGTGAGGAAAATGAAATTGGAAGTTTCAGAAACAACTCAACAATCACTAACCGCGTTCTTCATAGTATTTCGAAGTTTTCAGTGACCCATTTACAAACATGTCAGATATCACTACACTCGGAATGGTAAACCGTAAATATCTAGGtcaggcatttcatcaaacacttcataTGCACTTGCGTCGTCACAAAATTTACCTAAAACTCTCAGCCCCACCACATTTTCTGTCAGACATACTTCTACTTAAGTTTCGCTAAGCACGTACAAGGAAAGCTACTGCTATTCTGATTCAGTGATTATATCATATAATGTCTCTAAACATAAATCTAACAATCAGATTTATACACAAAAGTAGGAGTTAATGGGATCAGGAAGAATACATAGAATGCCCACCTACAAAGAAATATGCGTCACCGGAGATGAATATCGACGGATGAAAGTGGTGGCGGTGTTTCTATAAGCGGCGTGCTTCGGCTTTTGCCTGCTGTGGAGTTTCTCAGAGAAAGAACATTACATCCCTACACTTCAAATGAAGTTTGAAAAATATTAACATGAAGCCCTTTGTCTTTTGCTTTGCATAGTTTACATCACTTTaaacttaaaattttcaaaaacgcCTCCAAATCAAATATGTTTACATATTTGATCCGTAGTTTAAGCTAAATACAtagtttaataaaaatattttgtttatcaTATATCTAAAATATCTCTTAGTAAATTTAAATAGCTGTTCAAATTGAAACTAAAACCAATAATACATTAAGTTTGCAACTGCAACTCAAACATACATTTCGTATTATAacaataaaagtttttttttaaatattcatACTATAATTGGAAAGTATCGATGGTTGGAAGTATAAATAGTAAAATGGACTAGCCGGATAACTTAGTTGATGGTCAAAATTGGTATTATGTAATATGATTAAAATACATTTAGAGTCATGTTTGGTTGCTCTAATGATTTGAAAAAAAACGATTGGAAAAGTTCTATAAATTAAAATCCAATAATTGATGGTTGActaattttatttttaagtaaTATTAAGAAATCAACGAATTGAACTTTGCTAGAGATCACAAAATCAACCATTAACCAAGAATCGTCCAAGTATATTGGATATCATTATATACATTGGCATAAACACTATTAACTTGTCATAAATATAATAAGATTTCATAACAAACAATTATCCAAAATGTTTATTTGAGATTTTAATTCTCTTAGACATAACTTTCAAACTATTCTTTGTTCCAACACTATGAAAATTATGAGTTGAATTGTGTGTGGAGGGTAAACCATGACCATGGACCTTGCTTATGGAAAAATCTTTTGAAGATAGAAACAACCAAATTAGAAATACAACTTAAAAAATAATCAACTCGGCATAGCTTTAGTTTAATCAACTATTTTGTTTGAAACTAACTACAACATTATTTCATTAGATACCATTGCCACGACACGGCATAACTTTAGTTTAATCACACCCCTAGTGTAGTAGGTGCCTATCATTCGTGTCACACATTGCTATAAAacgtaaataaataaaaacatgtaaTGTAGTTTATGTTTATATAGAGAATTGTGATTTGCAATGCAAGATAATATCTGAATCTTTTAAGGCATTGAATCGGCTAATGGTTAGACAAACATGTTGTACAAGAagcaattaaaagaaaaataaagttgATGCAATTTGGTGTATCTATCTATGCAAAAATATACAACGAAACAGCAACTTGTCAGCATTCAAAAGAATAGTTTACTACTAGACAGAATACAGACACAAAAATGATGTTTCACAGGCCGTGTTCTTGCTTCTAAAGCGCTCATAATTCATTCAAACATTCCCTATTGCAAAAGTCCATTTAGTTGCATACTGAAAAGCTCCGCAAGTGCACCACGAATGTCCATCTGAACCACAGCCACACAATTTCATATTCAGATTTAAAGAAGATACaaaaatttaaatcaaaaaaaaaaaatttaagatttACCTGCTCACAGCATACAAGCTTGGTAATTAAAGGGTAGAAGCTTCTCAAGTGTTTCTTGAATATCTGGTTGTCCATTACACACATCCCCTTG
The genomic region above belongs to Lactuca sativa cultivar Salinas chromosome 4, Lsat_Salinas_v11, whole genome shotgun sequence and contains:
- the LOC111885667 gene encoding 50S ribosomal protein L22, chloroplastic, producing the protein MVGWHRHVHSLFQKVGKRVESSYHTYANFSISPLKLSQIQGVPPHMQLLRVPPSINVSRPLYHYFHQLGFTSTRRLLSSEATPGPSPLTPTLAIGSGKAEPEKAVSKPSKVQAVLKDIKQSPKKVNLVAALVRGMRVEDALLQLQLTVKRASKTVYQVIHSARANATHNHAFDADRLIVAEAFVGKGFFKKRVSYHAKGRSGVRVRPECRLTVVLREITPEEEAEIARLKVHNFTKLTKRERRLVPHKLIETTPIWNRKGNPRNHQEQPPAMAA